CCAACCAGAGACCAGTCCCTTTGGTTCCCTCAACGTGATTCGAACCAAATGTACCGCTCCCGTCAAGAACGTAGAGGAAGCCGTTGTAGTCGCCAGGTAGGTCCTGTGAAACTGAGTAACCTGGTTCGACGTTGATTTCGACCATCGTCACGGGAACGTAGTTTTGGGTGGGTGCCGCAACACCAGCCGAGGACCCGGAGAAGACGCGAATGGCGACACCTTCTTCTTGTCGGAGTGGCATATCCTGCCCACGCATGTTTTGGTACCTTGGCTCGGTCATTTTATCGTCCCGGGGGAGGTTGACCCATAGTTGTAGACTATGCACCGGTGAATCCTTCGCTGCGTCCTCTTTGTGGATCACCCCTCGGCCTGCTGTCATCCATTGAACGTCACCTGGCAGGAGCGTTCCCTCGCCAAACTTATTATCGTAATGCGTCAGTTTGCCAGAGATGACATATGTGACGGTTTCGATTCCGCGATGTGGATGGAAGTCAAATGTTCCTTCCTCAAACCAATCTTCTGCAAGAAACAGAAACGGATCATGTCGGGCCCATTGTCCGGGTTCCAGGACCATTCCGACCGTATGAATGGGACTTGCTTGTTCTGGGTGAACAGTCCACGAGCGACTGATCTCCCGTTCGACAATATTGTTCTCAGCCATGTCTGACAACCTCTCTCTATTTAACATCTCTATCCTGATGTAAACATAACACACTTACTAAATAAATGTTAGTTGTAATTTGACAGTTTATGATGCGAGTACAGGACGACTCATTCCATGCGGGGGATAGGATGAATACGAAGAAGTGAGATATCCACAGTTTATCCCCAAGCAAATGTGTATATGTAGTGTTCATTTTTATTATCCACACATTTATACACATACAATCGGTGTTATGCACAAGCTTGTCAACAACCTTATCCACAACGTGCCAACGGCTACTGCTATGTTTCGATCAACGGTGGTGATAGAGCGTACACTGCCGAGATCGAGCGGGGAACCTCATCTAAATTCACGGGATCACATGCGCTACTTGCACCGGAGTGGTAGGTGGTAGGTGGTGAATAGAAAAAGTAGAATAAGTTGTTGTTTCCAAGAAGTCTTGGCTTATGGCGATAGCAAATGAGAAGAACTAGAGTACTGATTGGTATCAAATCTATCTTGCGTAAACATTTACTGATAGACCTGTTTCCTGAGGTGAATCGCGTGCTTGAGAACCAGAAGGATAAGGCTGCAACATAGTCACCGAGGACGGCTTGTTATGGCGGCATTTGGACGAACAGATTACTCAGTCCAGAGGAATGGCCATGAATGTGAGACTTAGTTGGCACTTTCCAAGTTCCCTGCTTGTATCCCGAATTTTTTGCGAATCCAAGCCACCAGACCTGTTAGCAAGGGCAACCCAAGTCCAATGGCAGGTGCCACGTAGATATAGATAGAGCCAAGGAAGTGGTAAACCTCTTCCCGAGAGGCTTGCATAAGACTGAGACTCATGCCAGCCGTGAGTAGCGTAACGGGAATTGTATAGGTATTGATCCGCTTTGCATTGAGCAGCTTCGATATTCCTTTGACAGCGGCGAATGTGAACATGGCAATTCGAAAGAAACTGCCGATGGTCCACAGTAACACACCAATGATGTCCAAACGCTCAATCACGTTGCTGATTCGTATGTACTGAATCTCAGTATAGGTTGGGAAGGCTAAATTCTTGGCAAGCTCTTCACCGAAGACCATCACTGGGCCAGTGACAGGGGATAGAAACATGACAAACAGGATGGTGACGAGAATAACGGACTGTTTCGGAAGCTGACTCGGTGCAGCCGCGTGTTCGGAAATCGTACTGAACACAACAAGCTCGGAAAACATGGCGACAAAGACCAACGTACCCATTAAAACTGGGCCCAACCCTCGGTCACAAGGCGACACCACAAGAACGGCACACGACGTGTGTGGGATCCTCCCAAGTCTCAAGCGCTTCGAATGATGGGATCCGTGTCACTCCAACTCGCTTATATAGCGTGTGGAAGATTCGACGGGTACTGGGAGCACGGGTTTGATATGGTTGACTGGTTGGCAGGTGCACTCCTGGTGCAGGAAGCGGGAGGCAAGGTAACTGACACAACGAACGGGAGTCTTGCATGGCCATCGGCTGGGATCGTTGCAGCTAACACTGTGTTGCATCCCAGATTGCTTGCAAGTCTGGAAACTCAGTCCCACGACGTGTTCACGGTAGACACTGATTGACAAAACAATCCAAGATGTTATATTGGTTGTGCGACCAACCAGAATGGGTGATTCGATGAGGACAAGAGACGGCAACACAAGAAATCTGCTGATTGAAGCTGCGTACCATGTGCTCGCAGAAAACGGGTACGAAGCGACGTCCATCAAGGATATTGCCCGTGAAGCTGGTGTATCGCCAGGGTTGGTCCACTACTATTTCTCCAATAAAGAGGAATTGCTCACCGCCGTTGTCAAAGAAGCGACCGATGAGTACTGCAACCAGATGGAACAACTTCAGAAGTCGGTTGTCGGAGACAAACTTGCTAGTGCTGCCCTTGCTGAGCCAATGCAGCGGGTGAGGACACACTCGG
The genomic region above belongs to Alicyclobacillus dauci and contains:
- a CDS encoding inositol monophosphatase family protein gives rise to the protein MMGSVSLQLAYIACGRFDGYWEHGFDMVDWLAGALLVQEAGGKVTDTTNGSLAWPSAGIVAANTVLHPRLLASLETQSHDVFTVDTD
- a CDS encoding pirin family protein gives rise to the protein MAENNIVEREISRSWTVHPEQASPIHTVGMVLEPGQWARHDPFLFLAEDWFEEGTFDFHPHRGIETVTYVISGKLTHYDNKFGEGTLLPGDVQWMTAGRGVIHKEDAAKDSPVHSLQLWVNLPRDDKMTEPRYQNMRGQDMPLRQEEGVAIRVFSGSSAGVAAPTQNYVPVTMVEINVEPGYSVSQDLPGDYNGFLYVLDGSGTFGSNHVEGTKGTGLWLGSAEEDKPSAITIRAKERLRVLLYAGRPLHQPVVAYGPFVMNTKEQIREAFEDYQAGRFGK
- a CDS encoding GerAB/ArcD/ProY family transporter, with the protein product MGTLVFVAMFSELVVFSTISEHAAAPSQLPKQSVILVTILFVMFLSPVTGPVMVFGEELAKNLAFPTYTEIQYIRISNVIERLDIIGVLLWTIGSFFRIAMFTFAAVKGISKLLNAKRINTYTIPVTLLTAGMSLSLMQASREEVYHFLGSIYIYVAPAIGLGLPLLTGLVAWIRKKFGIQAGNLESAN